The uncultured Methanobrevibacter sp. genomic sequence CGTATTCACCATCAGGTATGTGCAATATCACATCATAGAAATCAAATACGTTTTTGCTGAATTGAATATCTCCAGCATTGTATATGTTTGCAAACTCGTCCGCAGCGTTAATTCCAAAGATGGATTCTGTAAGTTTTAAAGTTTTGTTGTTATATATAGCTCCACCTTTGCCGTTTGCGGTATTGGCAACGAATGTTGAATTATTAACGATAGCAATATTATTATTGTAAATAGCACCACCGTCATTTTCTGCATAGTCTCCTGTGAATGTTGAATTAAAGACTTCTAATTCATTTTCATTGTATATTGCTCCACCGTATCCGTTTGCAGTGTTGTCTTCAAAAGTGGAGTTGATAACTTGTAATATTCCTGTACTGTAAACTGCTCCACCATTAATACCTTCATTTTCACGGAAAACACTGTCTTTAATATTTAATGAGCCAGAGCTGTATATTGCACCACCATTTCCATAATTAATGTTTTCTGTGAAATTAGTGGAGATAACGTCTGCATTTCCATTGTTGAATATTACGGAATTAGCATTAATGATATTTCCTGCAAATACGGTTGAATCAACGGATAATTCTCCTTCATTTAAAACAATTGCATTGTTGATTACATTGTCGGAAAATTCACAGCCAGATATGTTTAAGAAACCAGCATTGTATATGATTGCTTCGGTTTCAAAATCAGTGAAAATACAGTTTTTAAATGTTAAATTACCGTTATTTTCAAATGCCGCATTGGTTTTTATGCTTCCATCAGTAAAGTTTATGCCTTCAAACACAACATTGCATCCTTCAGCCACTGTAAAGAACCAGTTTGTACTGTTTCCATCGAAAATAACAATACGGTCTCTGAAATTTTTAAGAGTGAAGGATTTTCTGATTTCAATTTCCATATTCTCTTCAATATGGTAATTATGATTTGCATAAATAATGCCATTTTCCGCAACAGCATCAATAGCATCGGTTAAGTTTTCATACACTTCATCCTCTGATATGATGAAATTTGCATTTATCATTTCAAATTTATATCCAAAGAGATATGTATTGAAGTTATGGTCATTCATTAGTCCTACGGTATAGTTACCTCCCAATACTTCTTCAAAAGTGATGTAGAAATTGAAGGATCCGTTATTGTACATTGTGTATAGAGGGGCTTGATCGAAGTACATTAAAATCACTGAATCAAATGAATCTGTGGCTGTACCGTTAATTGTGACTGTCTGGTTGATTTTATCAATAATAACGTTGTATATTTCACCAGTACCATTGAAAACACAATATTGGGCAGTTATTTCCTCAATTTCAGGGCCTGCAAAGTAATTCATCTTACGGTTTTCCCCTTCTCCCTGGAAGTTATCTAAAAATGTACAGAATCCAAATGTTGCTGATGAATATTGTTCGAGATCGGCCTCAATATAGATTGCTCCACCTTCTTCACCTGCAAAATTGTCTATAAATGTACAGTTTAGTGCAATGAGGGTTGCATCCTGGTCTGAATTCATTGAACCAATGCATATTGCTCCACCGTAATCCTCAGCAGTGTTATTGTAGAAATTACAGTTGGTCATGGTCAAGGTACCTGCAACCAGTTCAATAGCTCCACCTTCACTGTTGTATCCATTGATTACTGTAATGTTTTCAAGTGTAATGGTAGGACCTTCTGTATTATATGGAACTGGAATAGGAGGAACTGTCTCAATCCACTCTACTTCAGTATCATATGTTAAATGTAGGAAGTAATCTTCTCCTTCACAGTCGAAAATAACCTCTTCATCTCCATAAGCTCTGATTGTTATTTCCAATTCTCCTTCAATATCAATTCCGCAGAATCCATATCCCTTATATGTTCCGCCTCTAACTGTAATGATACCACCAAACAGTGAAGCTTCGTCGATTGCCTCTTCCAGAGTGTCGAAATATTGAGGGTCATCGTCATCTTCATCCTCTTGGTAGATGAAGTTGCCAGTTTCTTCATAGTCATCGAAAAGGGAATCTTCATCACGAATAATATCATTATTTGTAGCAATAAGAAGATCATTCTGGGAACTCATTTCAAGATTATTAAAGTTTTCTTCATTTATGATGATCTCATCAATTGGAGATTGACTACCTGATGATGAAGTCACAACTGATTGGCCTAAAACATTGTTGGTAGTGCCAAGTGATGCTCCATTGACTGTCAAGGTTGCCTCAACAGAACCTGACAGGTAGTTTACACGTTCCTGTGAAGTGACCTTGATTGTGTAAGTTCCAGGTGCAAATGTCTTATCCACATCAATGGACTTGCTGCCGTTGATTAATGTGATGAGTTTGTAATCACCAATTTCTATTGTGTAGATTGATGGAACATTTGTTTCAATGTTTACAGTAATGTTTTCGTCAGATCCAACTTCCACATCCGCTACAGATATGGTTGGATTGGCCTTTTTCACTTCAAAATCAATAATGGAATATGTGGATTCGAAAGCTTCGTCATTATATAATGCTACAAGAGTGTATTTTCCTGCATCTAATTTCAATGACTCAAGTTCTTCTTTTGTATAATATACTCCATTCAATTGGTAGGTTATTGTACCAATAGCATTTGCAGGTAGTGTTTCAGTGACTTTTATGGTTTCACCATATGTGATATTGTCAACGGAAACATTCAAATCAAAGCTTGCACTGTTGACTTTGAACATTTTAGTAATGCTGTCCATATGATATGCATTTTCATTGTAATCTAAAATACCGTTTAAAACAGCATGATATTTGCCCGGATTCAATATGTCTGTATTATAGGTGAATGCATTGTCTTTGATTTCCACAGTGACGTTTTCACCAGCGACTGTTAAATTGGCTGCAGCATAGATATTAGCACCAATATCTGCTGTACCGCTGATTATTGAGCTTTCACCGTATTTAACATTCAATGCTTTTAATTCAACATTTTTAACATCAAAAATAGTATCATGAGCTACGGTAAATCCATTGCTGTAAATATTTCTGTATTCACCGGTGTTATTTGCAAGAACACAACCGTCAATGAATGCTGTAACTTTAGGAGATGTTGCAATAGCTCCAATTTTTGCATCGTTGTTCATAATGAGACTGTTGTCAATAAATAACCTGAGCTTTTCATTATTAGGGTTTTTCATTAAAATAACAGAACCCATTTTACCTTTATTGTTATTGAAAGTACAGGTGTCGATGTTTGCGTTTGAAATTCCGTCAAGGCATATGACTCCACCATTAACCTCCTTGTTGGAGTTGCTTTCAAAGTTGGATGCGTCAATATTAAATGTTACTTCAGCATCGTTTGCATTAACATATATTACTCCACCTTCAAGTTCTGCATCTTCGCCCATCTCATTTTTGATGTCGTTTTTATTGAAATTGGATAATGAGACACTCACGAATATGGAGTTATTGCCGACATATATTGCAGATCCTTTAACGGCAGTGTTCTGTTCAAAGTCACATGAAGCAACTGCTGGTTCAATTTGAATTAAGTTTTGGATGTGCACTGCTCCACCTTCACGTGCAGTGTTATTAATGAATTTGGAAGATGCTATTGAAACATCACTATAACCTAATGATGTGACTGCTGCAGTGCTTGCTTTTAACGGTGCGACATTGTTAATGAAACTACAATTATCAATATCTAATGACTCTCCGTCACTGAATATTGCTGCTCCACCATTTTCAGCAAATGATGTCTTTGTAATCTTATTGTCTGTAAAGTTACATGAATTTACTGTAAGATATCCGTGATTGACTATAGCTCCATAATTGGTGTTTCTGTTGTTGATTCCTCTGAAGGTTATTCCAGATATAGTGACTTCAGCGGTTTCCTGAACTATAATGAAATTGCCATCATGACCTTGAGCATCAAAGACTGCACCTTCCAATGCAATGAGGTCTAAAGTCTTATTGGATATTACAATACCTGTGTCTTTATAAATTCCGTTTTTAATGTAGATAGTATCATCTTCACCGGAATTTGCCACAGCTTCAGTTAATGTATCATATTCAACATTTGTGCTTAATACAAGGAAGTTGCTGTATGTTTTGCTTACTGTAAATGTTGTGAAATTCAATGCAAGAGTGAAGTTTTCATCACTACTGCGCATACCAATGGCAGTATAATTGCCTAAATCAAGGCCAGTCAATTGTACGCTACCTTTACCGTCTACAACTTCAACCTGATATCTTGTGTTTCCAATGAAAATTGTGAAAGTTTTATCCCAATTTGCATAAACATTTAAAACAGGTATTTCAGGCAGTAATACATTGTTTACTTCAAGTCTCATTAATATTTTAGCTTGTTCAATTAATATTTTTGCATATGGGTAATTATCCAAATAGAATTGGTTTCCATTTGCATCAGGATAATAATTATGGTGATAGTAATAATCATTACTGTCCTCTTGGTTATACATTCCAGACATTTCTAATTCATGTGATCCTCCAGGCAGTACTCCCAAACTCATATTAAATTTATTATCTACAATAGTAACTGCATCACCAAAAATATCTTCATCGTCGATAGTTCCTGATAAAAGGGTATAATTGTTATTCAAATTGGATCCCCAATCAAAAATACCATCAAAGATATATTCAACACCATAGACGCTGTCTTTTACATTTATTGTTAAGTTCAAATCAAATTCATTATCTTCTAAATTGACTTTTCTTGTGATTGATTCAGAGTATATGTTTCTGTAAGTGGTTGCAACATTGGTATCGAAAACACATTCAGTAATATTTATGAGACTGTCTGCGAGGTCAGTTATATAAATAGCACCTCCAATTTCAGCAATATTTTCCATAAATAAGGTGTCATGAACCTCAAGATTACTTGCATATATTGCTCCACCTTCACCAGTAGCCACATTAGTGGTAAATTCTGAACTGGTAATATTTAATTTTGAAGAGGAATCTGCATTGATTGCTCCACCATTAATACCCTGATTGGAATCGAAAGTACAATCATATATGTTTGCAATAGTGTTTTTCAAGAGTGTTTGGCCATTTGATTCAAAAGTAGATCCATAAAGTCCTAAATTTGAATTTTCAGCATTAATAGGAGTTCCAGGTCCATCTTCGAAATTGAAAGTGTTGTTAAATACACAATCTGTAATTGTACATTCCAAAGCAGTATTGAATTTTAATGCCGCATCTATAAATTTACCGATAACAGTTATATCTTCCATGTCTAGTTGCCCATTAGCCCCTACAGAAAACAAATAATTTTGAGCGTCTGATGAAAAAATGACATCTTCAGCTAATCCTGTAATATCTAATTTAGGGCTGATTGTAACATTTTTATTTACAATATCCACATTAAAATTATTACTTCCAGTCCAGGTTCCGCCTTCAACAGCAATATCACCAGTTCCACCAAATGGAATCGCGTTTACTGCGTCTTTTAAAGTTTCAAATACTTTAACATCTTCACCCATAGTCAAGACAAAATTAGGTTCTACAATTGTAAAAGTATTTCCAGGATATGAGTATCTTTTTTCCCATTCTTTTGTCATGTAAACTGTATAAGTTCCAGCGTCCAAGTCATCGAAAGTTGCAGGATTGAGATTATCGCAAAGTAACCTTTTATACTCTTCACCATTTAAATATAAAACAGCATAGTTTACATCATCCTCAACCTCAGGAGATATTGTCACTGATTTGGTTACACCCTCTACATCAATATCAAGGGAACCATGTCCTTTAAATCTACAATCATTAAACACCCAACTTCCAGGATTGTCGCTACCGTGTTCATATCCAAAATCGTTTTCATCGTCACCTACTTTATTACCTTCAAAAGTACAATTATTAAGTTCAACACTACCTGTGTTCTCACAGGAGATAGCTCCACCAGCGGATTTTGCTTTATTATTTGTGAATTGACAATTGTTGGCTACAAATGTACCTCCCCCGTACACACTTACGGCTCCACCATAACGGTCTGCATAATTATCAGTCAGTATACAATAGTTCAATGTCAATTGTCCTTTAACTTCAAAAGCACCACCATCATATGATGCTTTTCCCTTTGTGAAAGATATGTGATTGAAAGTTAATTTGGCATTAGAACCAACAATATAGAGGTAGGTATTTATTTTCTCACCACTAAAAATAACCTGATCACCTTCAAAAGGTTGTATAGTTATTGTTGCTTTCTTGTCAAAATCAATTTCGATGTCTCCATCGCTGGTTGGATCATCATCCTCGGTGTATGTACCTGCCGAAACTTTTATTGTTCCTACTGTACTGTCACTACTTGCAATAGCATTCATGGCAGTCATCAAATCTTCGTACCATTTATCTCCTTCTACCCAGTAAAAACAGTTTGTGTCGGCTTTAAGCACATCATCGTTTGAAGCAGAAAGCACTTCTCCTTTTGCATTAGAAGCTGCTTTCACCTCTTTCTGTTTCGATACTTCATATTGAGTATCACTTGCACTAATTTCTTCAACGTCATTGACACTTTCACTCTGATAAACTGGAGTGGAATTGTCTTCTTGCTCATAAGCAATTGACGTCATTTCAATATCTGTATCGCTAACATCCTCAAGCAATGTTTCATTTGTATCAGCCGCTGAAATTGCACCAATACTCATGATCATTACAAGAGATATAATCAGCAATACCCCCATCTTATTTATCTTCATTTTCAAAATACCTCGTATTTAAATAAAGTATATGAACAGAACGAATGTTCTGTTATCTGAATGCGTTTTAGACATCATATATCCTTTATTATGATATAATCTTTATTTTTAACTAATATATATGAATTACTATCCAAAGTCAACTGTATAGCTAAAAAAATTTTGCAATTTTTTATATTTTTAACACAACATATATAAAAAAGACCAAATATAATTAAAAAAAAGGTATAAAATTAGAAAAATTAAAAATAAAATTAAATATATATAAAAAAATTTATTAGATGAATTATATACAAAAAACAATGCAAAAACATAGTTATTTCAACAGCCAAAATCTGAAAAATACATAATTCATTCCAAAAAAATTGAAGCAATCCTTCAATTTAAGTTGAAATCAAAATTCGACTAATTTTATTGTATAATTTTTCAAATATATATTTAGCCATATCTGCTTTTTTCTTGATTTATAAACTTTTTGTTGTTTTAATGAGAAAAACCAAGAATTTAATTAGTATTTTTCAATATAGCTGAACTTCCACCATTCATATCAATTTTTATTATAACAGAACGTTCGTTATCCACATTATTTAATAAGTAAAAAAAATAAACTATTATATGTATGAACACAAAAGAATTAATTTTAGAAACGACTTTAAAATTAATGATAGAAAATCATGACTCAATTATTTCAATTAGACAAATTAGTAACGCATCAGGAATTGCTATCGGTGGAATATACCACCATTTTTCAAATAAAGAAGAGATATATAATGAAATTATTGAAAAATATTATATAAACTATTATAAATTTGATATTGACCAACTAAGGCAGATAAAGGGAAATGCAAAAGAGAAAATCCACAATGTCATGGCTGAAATTTTCAAGCAAAAAGAAACCGGAATCCCCATTGAATCGATTGATGATGAAATAGACTACAGATCCGTATTGCTGGTTTTGAGTGGAAATGGATTTGCTTATGAAAAAACTATGGAGCTTAGCCAAAGTCTCATAAAAGAATCAAGGGAATTTTTAACAGAAATTATTAGGGAAGGTCAAGAAAATAGGGAAATCCGCCAGGACTTCTCAGCCGAAGACATTGCAGAATCATTAATTATCATGTATATGGGAATTCAATATAGATGGGAAGTACATTTAATTGAGGATATGACCCCTACCTTTGAAGATAATTTTAATTTGGAATGGGAAAAGATAAGATTCAGAGAATAATTAATTAACATGAAAAGTGGTTATATGAATACTAAAGACATGATTCTTGAAAAAACGCTGAAATTAATATTGGATAAAGGGACAATTGATATTTCAATTAGTGAAATCCGAAATTGTACCGGACTGACAACCGGCGGCATTTATTATCATTTTTCAGATAAAAGCGACATATTTGAAGAAATTTTACAAAAGTATATGGTGGATTACATTAAAGTCGATTTTGATAAAATCATCCTTGAAGGCTCATCAAAGAACAGAATCCATGATACACTGTTTCATATTTTACACCACTACATAAATGGCGTGGAAATTGAAAGCATCAACGAAAAAATCAATTACAGCAGCATAGTACTTCTTTTAACCTCAGTGGGATATGCCCATGATAGAGTTAATCAGATAATTTCACAGACAGGAAACGATGTTAAAATGTTTTTAACCGACCTTGTCGAAGAGGGCAAAAGGCAAAATGAAATCAGACAGGACTTCCCAACTGAAAACATTGTGGAATCATTGTATACCCTGTATATGGGAATTCAATATCACTGGTTAGCTTTCCCGGATTATGATGTTGAATTGATGTTTGAGAAAAACTTTGAAATGACTTGGCAGGTCATCGAATGCCAATGAAACTGTTTTTCCCACTCTCTTATTTTTAAAGAAATATTTATTTCTCCTTTAGAAAAAGGAGAAAATTAACAAAATAATTTAATTGAATTTTTCAAAAACGATACCTGCTCCCACATAGGATATCTCAAACAGGATAAAGCAGACAAATATCCAGATATCAAATACGCCGCAAAGGGCAAGCAGTAACACTACAACCTTCATCACAAAGCGGTATTCAAAAAATAAATTTAAAAACCTGTCATCGGTCTTTTTTGGAATTAGCTCATGACCTATTTCATCACTTATCATACCTAAAATACAAATCAGCAGAATAACCAATCCCAAGTTAGGAATTCCCGCAATCAGAAGTATTGCTAAAAAAACAATCAGAGTGATTATATGATGAAGCCCGTCCACCTTTAAAACTATGAGATTGCCTATCAGTATGGAAATGAAAAGGTATGCCGCTTCGCTACTGTAAATTGAAGCCAAAGCAGATGCAATAGCGCATATGATTCCCAACAGTGCTGAAAAAGTCAACTCATGGTTTACATCATACAGATCATCGGAATATTTCATGAAAAATCCGGAAATAATAAAAAGAATACCAAGAACAATATAATTCATCCAATCACATCCATTAAAACATTAGGGATTTTCTACAATGTCGTCATTCAGATAAACAACTGATGCGACACAAGATGCGATGTTTTTAACCTGAGTAGTGCAAGGTTCAACAATCAGATTCTTAATTTCGACATTCCTTTTTTCCATCATGTATCTGACCATATATTCTGCTTCTTCAATCAGGTCTTTTGAATCCTTATTTATTCCACTAGTTTCAACAACACAACCCAATTCATCTCCGATAGCAACAGCCACAACCACAGTTAGAACATCTCCGGGATTGTCTGATGTAAGTTCTGACAATACACAGTTTACCATTGACCCTGCCTTAAGTTTTGGCAAATCACATATCTCGGCATTGCCTGCAAGCATGCTGGACACTTTAATCAGGTTCACGTCCCCTATTCCGGCATCGCTCAAAGCATTGTCAAAAGCATTTAATTTTGTTGGTCCTTCATCTTTTCCAGATACAATCGCTATTCTCATTTTATCACTTATTATTAACTCTCCAAATAATTTTAAATAATATTCAGTTTTTTAAGTTTAAAATTTCTAATTATTCTTTATTTTTAATTTAAAAGAATAAAATCAATATATTAACTGAAACAATATATCAATATATTTAATATTAAAATAAAAGTTACATTTTAATGTATGAAGTTAAAATAATATAAACTTATCCACCATATTTAAAAATGATTAATTTCCATCAATTAATAATTATCCATAATCGGCAGATATTAGGGCAATATCCTCAGTTATAAAAATAAAAAAAAGAGTAAAAAAAAGGAAGAAAAATTACATTAATCTTCCGACACCAGTAATTTCAATACTGGCTACACCAGGAATGTCTGAAACCATTGCTTCAACAGGTTCAGATCCACCTTCACCATCATCGGTGATGAAACTTAAGATAATAGCCACTAAACCAAATGCAATTGGTTCTTCAGCAATTTCGTGGATTTCTGCGCCTTCTGGCATTGAATTTTTAATAGTTTCTTTGATAGCTTCTAAGTCTTCTTCTGGACTGTCTGGCATAATTTTCATTGTAGTTAAAACTTCACCCATTCTAATTCCTCCATTCAAGTTTATGGTCCTTCAAAACCACATTCACATTTGTAACCGTGACCGAAAGTACGGCATTTTTCACATCTTGCAATTTTTGCTCCACATTCTGGACATTCGAATTCAACGAAAGTTCCAGTTAATGGAATTTCTTGTTTACAACTTACACATTCTACTTTTTTCATTCTAATCACCTGTTATTTGTGTGTAATCGAAGTTATAATCATTTATATTATCATCTATTAAAGATAAAACCCTTTCAGGGTACTTCCCATTCACAACATAACAATTAGTCCCATACCTTAATAAAAGAGACGGTAACATTACATCAATCGACGACTCCTGAAAAGTTAGTAATGTTTTTGCATCGATTTTACTTATGAATGTTGAACCTGGCTCTTTCGGTTCTTGGGTATATATACCATTTACATTTGTTACTATTAAAAGGTTTGCATTCAGGAGGTGCGCAACATATGCCGAAATCGAATCAGAGGTCACATCCCAACTGCATTCGAATGGATCATTTTCCCTTAAAAACTGAGAAACAACAAATATGGGAGTGAAACCCTCATCTGAAATTTTTTCAACATCCTCAATCGAATATGAGAGCTTGCATGAGTCAACCTTATCGCAAACGAGTTTGGCGATTATATCCATGCAATCGATGGCCGTCCAGTGATTGGCTTCGTCTGAAAAGTTGATCTCATCATCATATCTGCGAATAAGATTGGCGAATTCCCCTCCTCCGAAAATAATCACCGAATTTGTGTTTTCTAGACGTTTTGCAAGTTCAATTGCATATTTTGGAAATAGGCTTCCCCCAATCTTTACAACCTGTTTTATGATAATAATCACACCACTGTTTAATTAAAATAACGATTCATTAAATGATAGTTTAACTATAAAAGTTTTAAATCCCCAGTCACTTCGTCAAGGATTTCATCTTCATCAGGTCCCAACGCCAAAACTGTAACGCTTGATGTAGGTATCTGTGTCCTTCCGGCATCAACTACCAAATAATTGGCAATGCCCTTTTCATCAGCCAGTTTTTTAAGAGCTGTAAGCTCCTCCAATGTCTTTACCTTTAAAACCACCTTGGCATATGCCTCATTTTCCCATTTTCTGATCTTGTCAGCAGGTGATTTCTTATATGCACCTATTGCACCATGGCAGCACTGAGCCGCAATCTTTCCCTTGCGCATCTTCAAATCAGTTCTAACTATCATTACCTGTTTCATAATATCCCAAAAAATTGTTTAAAAAAATAATTTAAGGCATCTGCAATGCAGATTACCTTATCTATAATTTAAAGTATATCACAACAATTGCCGCAATAACAATGAATACTGCCACTACCATCCAGAGAACTCCAAACAACGGATTGCTGTTATCTTGAGTAGGAACTGAGAGATTGGTATTATTAGCAGTATGGTTTGTCACATTAGCGGTTTGATTTGCAGTTGTGTTTACAGG encodes the following:
- a CDS encoding elongation factor 1-beta produces the protein MGEVLTTMKIMPDSPEEDLEAIKETIKNSMPEGAEIHEIAEEPIAFGLVAIILSFITDDGEGGSEPVEAMVSDIPGVASIEITGVGRLM
- a CDS encoding zinc finger domain-containing protein; this encodes MKKVECVSCKQEIPLTGTFVEFECPECGAKIARCEKCRTFGHGYKCECGFEGP
- a CDS encoding delta 1-pyrroline-5-carboxylate synthetase, which translates into the protein MIIIIKQVVKIGGSLFPKYAIELAKRLENTNSVIIFGGGEFANLIRRYDDEINFSDEANHWTAIDCMDIIAKLVCDKVDSCKLSYSIEDVEKISDEGFTPIFVVSQFLRENDPFECSWDVTSDSISAYVAHLLNANLLIVTNVNGIYTQEPKEPGSTFISKIDAKTLLTFQESSIDVMLPSLLLRYGTNCYVVNGKYPERVLSLIDDNINDYNFDYTQITGD
- the pth2 gene encoding aminoacyl-tRNA hydrolase gives rise to the protein MKQVMIVRTDLKMRKGKIAAQCCHGAIGAYKKSPADKIRKWENEAYAKVVLKVKTLEELTALKKLADEKGIANYLVVDAGRTQIPTSSVTVLALGPDEDEILDEVTGDLKLL